A single Saccharolobus shibatae B12 DNA region contains:
- a CDS encoding ATP-binding protein yields MEENIWWRGKDYIEEDEDIKKWNSAKFKWIPKEINKVSLQPFSLNFIVGPRQVGKTTLIKLLIKKLLESNHNPLSIFYCSCDLVSNYEELLKKIRDYLKIRKQEGIRSSFIFLDEVTFVKEWYRAVKHLIDTGELTGDVVTVSGSSSLTILKQKESFPGRRGNGKDVILYPLSFSGYIKVINPKIEVRPGWYSEIEELFESYLKVGGLPPSINGLSPVKIYTEWIIYEINRVGRDEMLAKQILSAVLSTTPSKVSYNSIAKEIGVNHRTVAEYIKLFNDMFLTLTLHFIDVNTGYYNYRKQIKIHFVDPLFYDVISTWTGVKRPDDPIIVEGVVASHLSRIYNIGYTEVGKEEIDVVTLPEIIGYEVKYRERAKQVKVIAGKMKKVITLSKHGENDTFPVHLFLAELNI; encoded by the coding sequence ATGGAAGAAAACATTTGGTGGAGAGGGAAGGACTACATAGAGGAAGATGAAGATATTAAGAAGTGGAACTCTGCTAAATTTAAGTGGATTCCGAAGGAAATAAACAAGGTCTCTCTTCAGCCCTTCTCCTTAAACTTTATCGTAGGCCCTAGACAAGTTGGAAAGACCACTCTGATAAAACTTCTAATTAAGAAGCTACTTGAGTCAAATCACAATCCCTTATCAATATTCTACTGTAGTTGCGACCTCGTGTCCAATTACGAAGAACTATTAAAAAAGATAAGGGACTATCTAAAAATTAGGAAACAGGAGGGCATTAGATCCTCCTTCATTTTCCTTGATGAGGTCACTTTTGTTAAGGAATGGTATAGAGCAGTAAAGCACTTAATTGATACCGGTGAACTAACAGGCGATGTAGTTACGGTTTCGGGTTCAAGTTCATTAACGATTCTAAAGCAGAAAGAGAGTTTTCCCGGTAGGAGGGGAAATGGAAAAGACGTAATCTTGTACCCTCTCAGCTTCTCTGGTTATATTAAGGTAATTAATCCGAAAATTGAGGTCAGGCCAGGTTGGTACAGTGAAATTGAAGAGCTCTTTGAGAGTTATCTAAAGGTAGGAGGACTACCTCCGTCGATTAACGGTTTGTCTCCAGTGAAAATATATACAGAGTGGATCATTTATGAGATAAATAGGGTAGGAAGAGATGAGATGCTCGCTAAGCAGATACTTTCTGCAGTCCTCTCAACGACACCTAGTAAGGTGAGCTATAACTCAATTGCCAAGGAGATAGGAGTAAATCACAGAACTGTTGCGGAGTATATTAAGCTCTTTAATGATATGTTTTTGACCTTAACACTTCACTTTATAGACGTTAATACCGGTTACTATAACTACAGAAAGCAGATTAAGATACACTTTGTAGACCCGCTGTTTTATGACGTAATATCTACATGGACCGGAGTCAAGAGACCAGATGATCCAATAATCGTAGAGGGAGTAGTTGCATCACATCTCTCGAGAATTTACAACATAGGTTATACTGAGGTTGGAAAGGAAGAGATAGATGTTGTAACACTGCCAGAGATTATCGGCTACGAAGTAAAATACAGAGAGAGGGCAAAGCAGGTAAAAGTTATTGCTGGAAAGATGAAGAAAGTGATTACATTATCAAAGCATGGAGAAAACGACACATTCCCGGTTCATTTATTCCTCGCCGAGTTAAATATATGA
- a CDS encoding thermopsin family protease, with the protein MEIESRLFLLVFVMLSIIPISVIPNSQTNVAVKSYPQLHSLNDIYFPPAAHNISPLKIGDQINPYAYYSSEPAPMGIADYGISSNGPFIRNTSEWYGIVVINGLNAISNGTPWVSFQLNVVLNYQYNGYTYALWVQDVADYNTANNEICFVDNIWNMTSPNASVVGVQGDGGIYTTNSGVSYYAYIAPGFTTLSLPATIQLFVSVSTNSNGQPVIYFWYNDGNRWVNYDVATVTNVFNANNVYFLVDGYTTTGDGHLYDAELVMGGPGGGLCAYIYNASVFFRLYYWNGHNYQEVRNAYNFGSDTAETVNNADVLTYYYSLYGLYTSGLTSGSGSLSRLWSQDTTTQLTIYTNTYNGYVYVYNESDPYSTAIQYENSIPLSEVSFTGGQVTLTLNPMNYAILVYNQNGQLVGEANIHTYSGENAVTSTTQFSVSVNNPTLAITVHSTSTVNININAYGTVTINVIGPSSGISYSLSQTQFYVDGSGTATLTINGINTGTYTLIVNATLFPGYYITQAITVNVITLTAPFTLTYTVNGQSLPQSPEVTFNFPNGTVITIPFTSGFTIQVPTGTTYTVQQIIGGNSNVRWATENQVSGIINKPTKISVTYYEQFLITFNYKVINGQWSYSEPSVTYYYFGTPTTSSVPTTVWADYNSPYQFSQMITSNSERIIATNYQGTIIFPGSITTNYYIQYYVSVNSPIPIYALINGKNISLTSNWYNSSIAINVENITYYPSQLTRDVIIGISPSSTIDLTSPITIAINTITQYYLNISSPMPIYAIINGKNTTLTNNWYNTGTQIKVENITYYPSLHERYIMKSIAPAVQFTINSPINVKVNAIKQYFITVNSIIPVKAYINGSLTYLNSSWINQYTNIGILNYTYYVNSQQRYVILNISPQSFVVKSQVNVNVSTVKQYLVTINNVSTWYNEGSKVLLSANVPIYDVGEFVGTYNVSPGTYITVNSPIDERLVLSPNYVFYGGVSGLITAVLIAVVLLLTRKGKRK; encoded by the coding sequence ATGGAGATAGAGAGTAGGTTATTCCTCCTCGTCTTCGTAATGTTGAGCATAATACCGATAAGCGTGATACCCAATTCACAGACAAACGTCGCTGTAAAGTCATATCCCCAACTTCATTCATTAAATGACATTTATTTTCCCCCTGCTGCTCACAATATTTCCCCATTAAAAATAGGAGATCAGATTAACCCTTATGCTTATTATAGTAGTGAACCTGCGCCAATGGGTATTGCTGACTATGGTATATCCTCAAACGGTCCATTTATAAGGAATACTAGTGAATGGTATGGAATAGTTGTAATAAATGGCTTAAACGCAATAAGTAATGGCACCCCGTGGGTTAGTTTCCAGCTCAATGTTGTGTTAAACTATCAGTATAATGGATATACTTATGCATTATGGGTTCAAGACGTCGCAGATTATAATACTGCCAATAACGAAATATGTTTTGTAGATAATATTTGGAATATGACCTCTCCCAATGCTAGCGTCGTTGGAGTGCAAGGGGATGGGGGAATTTATACTACTAATAGTGGAGTCTCATATTATGCATACATTGCACCTGGCTTTACCACATTATCACTTCCAGCAACTATTCAGCTCTTTGTGAGCGTTTCTACTAATTCAAACGGTCAGCCCGTAATTTACTTCTGGTATAATGACGGCAATCGTTGGGTTAATTATGACGTTGCAACTGTCACAAACGTTTTCAATGCAAACAATGTTTACTTTTTAGTGGATGGCTATACCACAACGGGAGATGGTCATCTTTATGATGCAGAATTAGTTATGGGAGGGCCTGGTGGAGGATTATGCGCTTACATTTATAACGCCAGTGTTTTCTTTAGACTCTATTATTGGAATGGACATAATTATCAAGAGGTTAGAAATGCTTATAACTTCGGCTCAGATACTGCTGAAACTGTAAATAACGCAGATGTTCTAACATACTATTATTCTCTATACGGACTATATACTTCTGGATTAACAAGTGGAAGCGGGTCACTATCTCGACTTTGGAGTCAAGATACTACAACACAACTAACTATATACACGAATACTTATAACGGATACGTTTATGTCTATAATGAAAGCGATCCCTACTCGACTGCAATACAGTATGAGAATAGCATACCTCTAAGTGAAGTGTCCTTTACCGGTGGGCAAGTAACACTGACACTTAATCCTATGAATTACGCAATCCTAGTTTACAACCAAAATGGACAGTTAGTAGGGGAAGCCAACATACACACTTATTCTGGTGAAAACGCAGTCACTTCAACTACGCAATTTTCAGTCTCAGTTAACAATCCAACACTTGCCATAACAGTTCACTCCACGTCGACAGTGAACATCAACATTAACGCCTATGGCACTGTTACAATTAACGTCATTGGTCCTTCAAGTGGAATCTCTTACTCCTTGTCACAAACTCAATTTTACGTGGATGGAAGTGGAACTGCCACTCTAACAATAAATGGGATCAACACGGGAACCTATACGCTAATTGTCAACGCAACGCTATTCCCCGGATATTACATAACTCAAGCCATTACGGTAAACGTTATAACACTTACTGCCCCCTTTACCTTAACGTATACTGTAAATGGACAATCATTACCACAATCACCAGAAGTCACATTTAACTTCCCCAACGGTACTGTGATAACTATACCATTTACAAGTGGCTTCACAATTCAAGTACCTACCGGAACTACGTACACTGTTCAGCAAATAATAGGAGGTAATTCAAATGTTCGATGGGCTACTGAAAACCAGGTTAGTGGCATTATAAATAAACCAACTAAGATTAGTGTAACCTACTATGAACAATTTCTAATAACGTTCAACTATAAGGTTATAAACGGGCAGTGGAGTTATTCGGAACCGAGCGTAACATATTATTATTTTGGAACACCAACTACATCATCAGTACCAACAACTGTTTGGGCTGACTATAATTCACCTTATCAATTCTCACAAATGATAACTAGCAATTCCGAAAGAATTATAGCAACAAACTATCAAGGAACTATAATATTCCCCGGTTCGATTACAACGAACTATTACATACAGTATTACGTATCCGTTAACTCACCAATACCAATATACGCACTAATAAATGGTAAGAACATTTCCCTAACTAGTAATTGGTATAACAGTAGTATAGCAATTAACGTGGAGAACATTACTTACTATCCATCACAACTCACAAGAGATGTCATTATAGGCATATCCCCTAGCAGTACTATAGATTTAACATCGCCAATTACGATAGCAATAAACACCATCACACAGTACTATCTAAATATCTCATCACCTATGCCAATTTACGCAATAATTAACGGAAAGAACACAACGTTAACAAATAACTGGTACAATACCGGTACTCAAATAAAAGTAGAGAATATTACATACTATCCGTCATTACACGAGAGGTACATTATGAAAAGTATAGCGCCGGCTGTGCAATTTACAATAAACTCTCCAATTAACGTTAAAGTAAATGCTATAAAACAATATTTCATTACGGTGAACTCAATCATTCCAGTTAAAGCTTACATAAACGGTTCCCTAACTTATCTAAACTCCTCATGGATTAACCAATACACTAACATTGGAATATTGAACTACACCTATTACGTAAATTCTCAACAAAGATACGTTATACTCAACATTTCACCGCAATCGTTTGTAGTTAAAAGCCAGGTAAATGTGAACGTTTCAACAGTAAAGCAATACTTAGTGACGATAAATAACGTATCAACGTGGTACAACGAGGGAAGTAAAGTATTGCTAAGTGCTAACGTCCCAATATATGACGTAGGCGAATTTGTTGGAACGTATAACGTCTCTCCAGGCACATATATCACTGTTAATTCGCCAATAGATGAAAGGTTAGTATTATCACCTAACTACGTATTCTATGGAGGAGTATCTGGATTAATAACAGCCGTTTTGATTGCAGTAGTCTTATTATTAACAAGAAAGGGAAAAAGAAAATAA
- a CDS encoding Glu/Leu/Phe/Val family dehydrogenase, which yields MEELLTSNLFVQQVKKLYKVGELLGLDLDTLEALSQPERVIQVKIQIRGSDGKLKTFMGWRSQHNSALGPYKGGVRYSPNVTQDEVIALSMIMTWKNSLLLLPYGGGKGGIRVDPKKLTLKELEDLSRKYVQLIHNYLGSDVDIPAPDINTNPQTMAWFLDEYIKITGEVDFAVFTGKPSELGGIGVRLYSTGLGVATIAREAANKFIGGIEGSRVIIQGFGNVGSFTAKFLNEMGAKIIGVSDIGGGVISDDGIDVNKALEVVQSTGSVVNYPEGKKVTNEELLTSDCDILIPAAVENVINKFNAPKVKAKLIVEGANGPLTADADEIIKQRGIVVIPDILANAGGVVGSYVEWANNKSGGIISDEEAKKLIIDRMTNAFNALYEFHKRKFADQDLRTVAMALAVDRVVRAMKARGLL from the coding sequence ATGGAAGAACTCCTTACCTCGAATTTGTTCGTTCAACAAGTTAAGAAGTTGTATAAAGTTGGAGAATTGTTGGGTTTAGATCTTGATACCCTAGAAGCCCTTTCACAGCCTGAAAGGGTTATACAAGTTAAGATACAGATTAGGGGTTCCGATGGTAAATTAAAGACATTTATGGGTTGGAGAAGTCAGCACAATTCGGCCTTAGGCCCTTATAAGGGAGGAGTTAGATACAGTCCCAATGTTACACAAGATGAAGTAATAGCACTATCAATGATTATGACGTGGAAGAATTCCCTATTATTACTACCCTATGGGGGAGGAAAGGGTGGGATAAGAGTAGATCCTAAGAAGCTAACATTAAAGGAATTGGAGGATTTATCTAGGAAATACGTTCAATTAATTCACAACTATTTAGGTAGCGATGTGGACATCCCAGCACCCGACATTAACACTAACCCACAAACTATGGCCTGGTTCCTAGACGAGTACATAAAGATAACTGGTGAAGTTGATTTCGCAGTGTTTACCGGTAAGCCTTCTGAGCTAGGAGGGATAGGTGTTAGACTGTACAGCACTGGGTTAGGTGTAGCAACGATTGCTAGAGAGGCTGCCAATAAGTTCATAGGAGGAATTGAAGGATCAAGGGTTATAATTCAAGGATTCGGAAACGTTGGTTCTTTTACAGCTAAATTCTTGAACGAAATGGGGGCTAAAATAATTGGAGTTAGCGATATTGGGGGAGGGGTAATTAGTGATGACGGAATAGATGTTAATAAGGCGTTAGAAGTCGTTCAGAGTACGGGCAGTGTTGTGAATTATCCCGAGGGTAAGAAGGTTACAAATGAGGAGTTGTTAACAAGTGATTGTGATATATTAATTCCGGCCGCAGTGGAAAATGTCATAAATAAGTTTAATGCACCAAAAGTTAAGGCTAAGCTTATTGTTGAAGGTGCAAATGGTCCATTGACTGCAGATGCAGATGAGATAATAAAGCAAAGGGGTATAGTTGTTATACCAGACATTTTAGCTAACGCAGGAGGAGTTGTCGGTAGTTATGTGGAGTGGGCTAACAATAAGTCTGGCGGGATAATTAGTGATGAGGAGGCTAAGAAACTTATTATTGATAGAATGACTAACGCCTTTAACGCTTTATACGAGTTTCATAAGAGGAAGTTTGCTGATCAAGATTTGAGGACTGTGGCAATGGCTTTAGCTGTGGATAGAGTAGTAAGGGCGATGAAGGCCAGAGGTCTATTATAA
- the msrA gene encoding peptide-methionine (S)-S-oxide reductase MsrA, translating to METATLGGGCFWCTEAVFKRVKGVISVKPGYSGGHLPNPTYEDVCTDTTGHAEVVQITFDPSIISYRELLEIFFEIHDPTTPNRQGNDIGTQYRSIILYHNEEQKKIAEEMIREVEKRIGKKVVTELKPFEVFYEAEDYHHNYYDTHKYNPYCRFVISPKINKFLKVFPEKVKIEEKI from the coding sequence ATGGAAACTGCAACTTTAGGAGGAGGCTGTTTCTGGTGTACAGAGGCAGTGTTTAAGAGAGTTAAGGGAGTGATCAGTGTTAAACCGGGTTATTCTGGAGGCCACTTACCTAACCCCACTTATGAAGACGTATGTACTGATACAACTGGTCACGCTGAGGTAGTTCAGATAACATTTGACCCCTCAATAATTTCCTATAGGGAGCTACTGGAAATATTCTTCGAAATCCACGACCCTACAACACCTAATAGGCAAGGGAATGATATAGGAACACAGTACAGGTCGATAATATTGTACCATAACGAAGAGCAGAAGAAAATAGCTGAGGAAATGATAAGGGAAGTAGAGAAGAGAATAGGAAAGAAAGTCGTTACAGAATTGAAACCGTTTGAAGTGTTTTATGAAGCTGAAGACTACCACCACAATTACTATGATACACATAAATACAATCCCTATTGTAGGTTTGTCATAAGTCCGAAAATAAATAAATTCTTGAAGGTTTTCCCAGAGAAAGTGAAGATTGAAGAAAAGATATAA